The Platichthys flesus chromosome 18, fPlaFle2.1, whole genome shotgun sequence genome includes a window with the following:
- the lyrm2 gene encoding LYR motif-containing protein 2, whose amino-acid sequence MAAPRLPLAALSLKQFLQRQKVLGIYRNMLRTIKKVPDESDRKYLRDWARDEFKRNRNATEQDAIRMMITQANKHLEELQGSLALATLIR is encoded by the exons ATGGCGGCTCCCAGGTTACCTcttgctgctctctctctgaaaCAG TTCCTCCAGAGGCAGAAGGTGTTGGGGATCTACAGAAACATGCTGAGGACCATCAAGAAGGTCCCAGATGAGTCGGACAGGAAGTACCTGAGAGACTGGGCAAGAGATGAGTTCAAGAGGAACAGAAACGCCACGGAACAG GACGCCATCCGGATGATGATCACACAGGCGAACAAgcacctggaggagctgcaggggtCTCTGGCGTTGGCGACCCTGATCCGCTAG